One stretch of Variovorax sp. 54 DNA includes these proteins:
- the ftsW gene encoding putative lipid II flippase FtsW: MNSAAAGQETRTGSRFGGWFRRARSGMDSLPVHLPVRLGGAGIAQTKATPMRVLGFDQALVWVTVALMTWGLIMVYSASIALPDNPRFARAGYGPSYFLTRHAASLVIAFIAALLTFQVPMKTWERAAPWLFVASLLLLVAVLIPHIGINVNGARRWLPMGFMRFQPSELAKFAMVLYAASYMVRKMEIKERFFRAVLPMGIAVVVVGMLVMAEPDMGAFMVIAVIAMGILFLGGVNARMFFVIATLVVVAFGSIVASSPWRRERIFAYLDPWSEEHALGKGYQLSHSLIAIGRGEVFGVGLGGSVEKLHWLPEAHTDFLLAVIGEEFGLVGVLLIIGMFLWLTRRIMHIGRQAIALDRVFSGLVAQGVGVWMGFQAFINMGVNLGALPTKGLTLPLMSFGGSAILMNLVALAVVLRIDYENRVLMRGGRV, translated from the coding sequence TTGAACTCCGCAGCCGCAGGCCAGGAAACCCGCACCGGCAGCCGTTTCGGCGGCTGGTTCCGGCGCGCCCGCAGCGGCATGGATTCGCTGCCCGTGCACCTGCCCGTGCGGCTGGGCGGCGCCGGCATTGCGCAGACCAAGGCCACGCCGATGCGCGTGCTGGGCTTCGACCAGGCGCTGGTCTGGGTCACGGTCGCGCTGATGACCTGGGGCCTGATCATGGTGTATTCGGCCTCGATCGCGCTGCCCGACAACCCGCGTTTCGCGCGCGCCGGCTACGGCCCCTCGTACTTCCTCACGCGGCATGCGGCCTCGCTGGTCATCGCCTTCATCGCCGCGCTGCTGACCTTCCAGGTGCCGATGAAGACCTGGGAGCGCGCCGCGCCCTGGCTCTTCGTGGCTTCGTTGCTGCTGCTGGTGGCGGTGCTCATTCCGCACATCGGCATCAACGTGAACGGCGCGCGCCGCTGGCTGCCGATGGGCTTCATGCGCTTCCAGCCGTCGGAGCTGGCCAAGTTCGCGATGGTGCTTTATGCCGCCAGCTACATGGTGCGCAAGATGGAGATCAAGGAGCGCTTCTTCCGCGCCGTGCTGCCGATGGGCATCGCGGTGGTGGTGGTCGGCATGCTGGTGATGGCCGAGCCCGACATGGGCGCCTTCATGGTGATCGCCGTGATCGCCATGGGCATCCTGTTCCTGGGCGGCGTGAACGCGCGCATGTTCTTCGTGATCGCGACGCTGGTGGTGGTGGCCTTCGGCTCCATCGTGGCGAGCAGCCCGTGGCGCCGCGAGCGCATCTTTGCGTACCTCGATCCGTGGAGCGAAGAGCACGCGCTGGGCAAGGGCTACCAGCTGTCGCACTCGCTGATCGCCATCGGGCGCGGCGAGGTCTTCGGCGTGGGCCTGGGCGGCAGCGTCGAGAAGCTGCACTGGCTGCCCGAAGCGCACACCGACTTCTTGCTGGCCGTGATCGGCGAAGAGTTCGGCCTGGTCGGCGTGCTGCTGATCATCGGCATGTTCCTCTGGCTCACGCGCCGCATCATGCACATCGGTCGTCAGGCGATCGCACTCGACCGCGTGTTCTCGGGCCTCGTGGCGCAGGGCGTGGGCGTGTGGATGGGCTTCCAGGCCTTCATCAACATGGGCGTGAACCTTGGCGCACTGCCGACCAAGGGCCTGACCTTGCCGCTGATGAGTTTCGGCGGCTCGGCGATTTTGATGAACCTCGTGGCGCTGGCTGTGGTGCTGCGCATCGACTATGAGAACCGCGTGCTCATGCGGGGAGGTCGCGTATGA
- the murG gene encoding undecaprenyldiphospho-muramoylpentapeptide beta-N-acetylglucosaminyltransferase has protein sequence MTRTALVMAGGTGGHIFPGLAVAEALRERGWRVHWLGAPGSMEEKLVPPRGFAFEPVQFGGVRGKGPLTLFLLPLKLLRAFWQSLGVVRRVKPDVLVGLGGYITFPGGMMGVLMGKPLVLHEQNSVAGLANKVLAGVADRVFTAFPNVLKKAQWVGNPLRAAFTSQPDPATRFAGRTGPLKLLVVGGSLGARALNTVVPQALARIAPDLRPQVLHQSGAKQIDELRANYAAAGVEGELTPFIDDTAQAYAEADLIVARAGASTVTEIAAVGAAALFVPFPSAVDDHQTTNARFLVDAGGGWLVQQTDLTPELLADLLQTTERATLIERAQKAKTMRKTEAVQAVVRACEELAK, from the coding sequence ATGACGCGCACTGCTCTGGTCATGGCAGGCGGCACAGGCGGCCACATCTTCCCGGGTTTGGCCGTGGCCGAAGCCCTGCGCGAGCGCGGCTGGCGCGTGCACTGGCTGGGCGCGCCCGGCAGCATGGAAGAAAAACTCGTGCCGCCGCGCGGCTTCGCTTTCGAGCCGGTGCAGTTCGGCGGCGTGCGCGGCAAGGGTCCGCTCACGCTGTTCCTGCTGCCGCTGAAGCTGCTGCGCGCCTTCTGGCAGAGCCTGGGCGTGGTGCGCCGCGTGAAGCCCGACGTGCTGGTGGGCCTGGGCGGCTACATCACCTTCCCGGGCGGAATGATGGGCGTGCTCATGGGCAAGCCGCTGGTGCTGCACGAGCAGAACTCGGTCGCCGGCCTCGCCAACAAGGTGCTGGCGGGCGTGGCCGACCGCGTGTTCACGGCCTTCCCGAACGTGCTGAAGAAGGCGCAGTGGGTGGGCAATCCGCTGCGCGCGGCGTTCACCTCGCAGCCCGATCCGGCCACGCGTTTCGCGGGCCGCACGGGCCCACTCAAGCTGCTGGTGGTCGGCGGCAGCCTGGGCGCGCGTGCGCTCAACACCGTCGTGCCGCAGGCGCTGGCGCGCATCGCGCCCGACCTTCGTCCACAGGTGCTGCACCAGAGCGGCGCCAAGCAGATCGACGAGCTGCGCGCCAACTATGCGGCGGCCGGCGTCGAGGGCGAACTCACGCCCTTCATCGACGACACCGCGCAGGCGTACGCCGAGGCCGACCTCATCGTCGCGCGCGCGGGCGCCAGCACCGTCACCGAAATCGCGGCCGTCGGCGCAGCAGCGCTGTTCGTGCCTTTCCCCTCGGCGGTCGACGACCACCAGACCACCAACGCGCGCTTCCTCGTGGACGCGGGCGGCGGCTGGCTGGTGCAACAGACCGACCTCACCCCTGAATTGCTGGCTGATTTGCTACAGACAACCGAACGCGCGACCTTGATCGAACGGGCCCAGAAGGCCAAGACTATGCGGAAGACCGAAGCCGTCCAGGCCGTCGTCCGCGCCTGCGAGGAGCTTGCGAAATGA
- the murC gene encoding UDP-N-acetylmuramate--L-alanine ligase, which translates to MKHAIRHIHFVGVGGSGMSGIAEVLLNLGYKITGSDLSDSATLRRLAGLGIGTFVGHAAAHIDGADAVVTSTAVQSDNPEVLAAREKRIPVVPRALMLAELMRLKQGIAIAGTHGKTTTTSLVASVLDAAGLDPTFVIGGRLNSAGANAQLGSGDYIVVEADESDASFLNLLPVMAVVTNIDADHMETYGHDFAKLKKAFVDFLHRMPFYGVAILCTDDPAVRDIVADVTCPVTSYGFGEDAQVRAIDVRAVGGQMHFTAQRRNGVTLPDLPIVLNLPGEHNVRNALSVIAVAVELGIPDEAVQRGLEGFKGVGRRFQSYGDVAVPNDTAGGTFTVIDDYGHHPVEMAATISAARGAFPGRRLVLAFQPHRYTRTRDCFEDFVKVIGTADSVLLGEVYAAGEAPIVAADGRSLARALRVAGKVEPVFVDDIHALPQAILDNARVGDVVLCMGAGSIGAVPGKVVELGGAVVPSPAPSSTTSERPARKGRAS; encoded by the coding sequence ATGAAGCACGCGATCCGTCACATCCACTTCGTCGGCGTCGGCGGCTCCGGCATGAGCGGCATCGCCGAGGTGCTGCTGAACCTGGGCTACAAGATCACCGGCTCCGACCTGTCGGACAGCGCCACGCTGCGCCGCCTTGCAGGCCTGGGCATCGGCACCTTCGTGGGCCATGCCGCCGCGCACATCGACGGCGCGGACGCAGTCGTCACGTCCACCGCCGTGCAGTCGGACAACCCCGAGGTGCTGGCCGCGCGCGAAAAGCGCATTCCGGTCGTGCCGCGTGCGCTGATGCTCGCGGAGCTGATGCGCCTGAAGCAGGGCATCGCCATTGCCGGCACGCACGGCAAGACCACCACCACCAGCCTGGTGGCGAGCGTGCTCGACGCCGCCGGGCTCGACCCGACCTTCGTGATCGGCGGTCGCCTGAACAGCGCCGGCGCCAATGCGCAGCTGGGCAGCGGCGACTACATCGTGGTCGAGGCCGACGAGTCGGACGCCTCGTTCCTGAACCTGCTGCCCGTGATGGCGGTGGTCACGAACATCGACGCCGACCACATGGAGACCTACGGGCACGACTTCGCGAAGCTCAAGAAAGCTTTTGTCGATTTCCTGCACCGCATGCCGTTCTACGGCGTGGCCATTCTTTGCACCGACGATCCGGCGGTGCGCGACATCGTGGCCGACGTGACCTGCCCGGTCACCAGCTACGGTTTCGGCGAAGACGCCCAGGTGCGCGCCATCGACGTGCGCGCCGTCGGCGGCCAGATGCATTTCACCGCGCAGCGCCGCAACGGCGTGACGCTGCCCGACCTGCCCATCGTGCTGAACCTGCCGGGCGAGCACAACGTGCGCAACGCGCTGTCGGTGATCGCCGTGGCCGTCGAGCTCGGTATTCCCGACGAGGCCGTGCAGCGCGGCCTCGAAGGCTTCAAGGGCGTGGGCCGCCGCTTCCAGAGCTACGGCGATGTGGCCGTGCCGAACGACACGGCCGGCGGTACCTTCACCGTCATCGACGACTACGGGCATCACCCGGTCGAGATGGCGGCCACCATTTCCGCCGCGCGCGGTGCCTTCCCGGGCCGCCGGCTGGTGCTGGCCTTCCAGCCGCACCGCTACACCCGCACGCGCGACTGCTTCGAAGACTTCGTGAAGGTCATCGGCACGGCCGACTCGGTGCTGCTGGGCGAGGTCTATGCCGCGGGCGAGGCGCCCATTGTGGCCGCCGATGGCCGGTCGCTGGCGCGCGCGCTGCGCGTGGCCGGCAAGGTCGAGCCGGTGTTCGTGGACGACATCCACGCGCTGCCGCAGGCCATTCTGGACAACGCCCGCGTGGGCGACGTGGTGCTGTGCATGGGCGCAGGCTCCATCGGCGCCGTGCCGGGCAAGGTGGTCGAACTCGGCGGGGCTGTCGTGCCGTCGCCCGCACCCTCATCAACAACTTCAGAGCGCCCTGCGCGCAAGGGGAGGGCCTCGTGA
- a CDS encoding D-alanine--D-alanine ligase: protein MSLQDPQLFGKVAVLFGGSSAEREVSLMSGAGVLEALRSRGVDAHAFDPSERELTDLKREGFARCFVALHGRHGEDGTVQGALELLGIPYTGSGVMASSVAMDKVMTKRIWQADGLPTPKYVRLAFDQQSREQIMVVPDVLGLPLIVKPPREGSSIGVTKVEGYSQMQDAVALSAKFDADVLCEEFIAGEEVTCAVLGQGLDARALPVVRIAAPEGAYDYQNKYFTDDVKYQCPSGLPEAEEREIQRITLAAYHTLGCRGWGRADVMIRASDRKPFLLEMNTSPGMTSHSLVPMSARAAGIPYEELCVRVLASAALDAKGGAN from the coding sequence GTGAGCCTTCAGGATCCACAACTTTTCGGCAAGGTCGCCGTGCTGTTCGGCGGCAGTTCCGCGGAACGCGAGGTGTCGCTGATGTCCGGCGCCGGCGTGCTGGAGGCCCTGCGTTCGCGCGGCGTCGATGCGCACGCGTTCGACCCGTCGGAGCGCGAGCTGACCGACCTGAAGCGCGAAGGCTTCGCGCGCTGCTTCGTCGCGCTGCATGGCCGCCATGGCGAAGACGGCACCGTGCAGGGCGCGCTCGAACTGCTCGGCATTCCCTACACCGGCTCGGGCGTGATGGCCTCGAGCGTGGCGATGGACAAGGTCATGACCAAGCGCATCTGGCAGGCCGACGGCCTGCCGACGCCCAAGTACGTGCGCCTGGCCTTCGACCAGCAAAGTCGCGAGCAGATCATGGTGGTGCCCGACGTGCTCGGCCTGCCGCTGATCGTGAAGCCGCCGCGCGAGGGCTCGTCCATCGGCGTGACCAAGGTCGAGGGCTACTCGCAGATGCAGGATGCAGTCGCGCTGTCGGCCAAGTTCGACGCCGACGTGCTGTGCGAAGAGTTCATCGCCGGCGAGGAAGTCACCTGCGCCGTGCTCGGCCAGGGGCTCGATGCACGCGCGCTGCCCGTGGTGCGCATCGCCGCGCCCGAAGGTGCCTACGACTACCAGAACAAGTACTTCACCGACGACGTGAAATACCAGTGCCCGAGCGGCCTGCCCGAAGCCGAGGAACGCGAGATCCAGCGCATCACGCTGGCCGCGTACCACACGCTCGGCTGCCGCGGCTGGGGCCGCGCCGACGTGATGATCCGCGCCAGCGACCGCAAGCCCTTCCTGCTCGAGATGAACACCTCGCCCGGCATGACCAGCCATTCGCTGGTGCCGATGTCGGCGCGCGCGGCGGGCATTCCCTATGAAGAGCTGTGCGTGCGCGTGCTGGCTTCGGCCGCGCTCGATGCCAAGGGAGGCGCGAACTAA
- a CDS encoding cell division protein FtsQ/DivIB, with protein sequence MADSIPAPFDVKLMNIVANVAFVLVALMLLAASAWWVLRQPFFPISGIKVDGEVTHNNAVTLRANVAPQLKGNFFTIDLARARTAFETVPWVRSAVVRREFPNKLRVTLTEQVPVAVWGDEAGSKLINGFGDVFEANVAEVDSDLPRLDGPIEQAGQVLGMYRVLAPMFEPYDFDIAELRLSSRGSWKVLLDSGAEIELGRGQSDEVSARLQRFLKTVTQVAGQYRRTVADVERADLRHNDAYALRLRGVTTVSPEAPRKIK encoded by the coding sequence ATGGCCGACAGCATCCCCGCTCCCTTCGACGTCAAGCTGATGAACATCGTCGCGAACGTTGCGTTCGTGCTGGTGGCGCTCATGCTGCTGGCGGCGAGCGCGTGGTGGGTGCTGCGCCAGCCTTTCTTCCCGATCTCGGGCATCAAGGTGGACGGCGAGGTCACGCACAACAACGCGGTCACGCTGCGCGCCAACGTGGCGCCGCAGCTCAAGGGCAACTTCTTCACCATCGACCTGGCGCGTGCGCGCACCGCCTTCGAGACGGTGCCGTGGGTGCGCAGCGCGGTGGTGCGGCGCGAGTTCCCGAACAAGCTGCGCGTGACGCTGACCGAGCAGGTGCCGGTGGCGGTGTGGGGCGACGAGGCCGGCTCCAAGCTGATCAACGGTTTCGGCGACGTGTTCGAGGCCAACGTGGCCGAGGTCGACAGCGACCTGCCGCGCCTGGACGGGCCGATCGAGCAGGCCGGGCAGGTGCTGGGCATGTACCGCGTGCTGGCGCCGATGTTCGAGCCCTACGACTTCGACATTGCCGAGCTGCGGCTGTCCAGCCGCGGCAGCTGGAAGGTGCTGCTCGACAGCGGGGCCGAGATCGAACTCGGCCGCGGCCAGAGCGACGAGGTGTCGGCGCGCCTGCAGCGGTTCCTGAAGACCGTGACGCAGGTCGCGGGCCAGTACCGCCGCACGGTGGCCGACGTCGAACGCGCCGATCTGCGCCACAACGACGCGTATGCCCTGCGGCTGCGCGGCGTCACCACGGTCTCGCCCGAGGCCCCAAGAAAAATCAAGTAG
- the ftsA gene encoding cell division protein FtsA: protein MPKEYKDLVVGLDIGTAKVMVVVAEVLQGGELKLAGLGIAPSNGLKRGVVVNIDATVQSIQQALKEAELMADCKISRVYTGITGSHIRGINSSGMVAVKDKEVTPADVARVVETARAINISSDQRLLLVEPQEFVIDGQDVKEPIGMSGMRLEAKVHIVTGAQSAAENIIKCVRRCGLEVDQLMLNPLASSQAVLTEDERELGVVLVDIGAGTTDVAIFTNGAIRHTAVIPIAGDLITSDIAMALRTPTKDAEDIKVEHGYAKQLLADPESQVEVPGLGDRGPRMLSKQALAGVIEPRIEEIFSLVQQVVRESGYEEVLSSGVVLTGGSAVMPGMVELGEDIFLKPVRRGIPKYSSALSDMVAQPRAATVMGLLEEARFARMRGFKVAQKNGSVKTAFGRFKDFIVGNF, encoded by the coding sequence ATGCCCAAAGAATACAAAGACCTGGTCGTAGGCCTGGACATCGGAACCGCCAAGGTGATGGTGGTCGTGGCCGAGGTGCTGCAAGGCGGCGAGCTCAAGCTGGCCGGCCTGGGCATCGCGCCCAGCAACGGCCTCAAGCGCGGCGTCGTGGTGAACATCGACGCCACCGTGCAGAGCATCCAGCAGGCGCTGAAAGAAGCCGAGCTGATGGCCGACTGCAAGATCAGTCGCGTCTACACCGGCATCACCGGCAGCCACATCCGCGGCATCAATTCGAGCGGCATGGTGGCGGTGAAGGACAAGGAAGTCACGCCCGCCGACGTGGCCCGCGTGGTCGAGACGGCGCGCGCCATCAACATCTCGAGCGACCAGCGTTTGCTGCTGGTGGAGCCGCAGGAGTTCGTGATCGACGGCCAGGACGTGAAGGAGCCGATCGGCATGAGCGGCATGCGCCTGGAGGCCAAGGTGCACATCGTGACCGGCGCGCAGAGCGCGGCCGAGAACATCATCAAGTGCGTGCGCCGCTGCGGCCTCGAGGTCGACCAGCTGATGCTGAACCCGCTGGCCTCGAGCCAGGCGGTGCTGACCGAAGACGAGCGCGAACTCGGCGTGGTGCTGGTCGACATCGGCGCGGGCACCACCGACGTGGCGATCTTCACCAACGGCGCGATCCGCCACACGGCCGTGATTCCGATCGCGGGCGACCTCATCACGAGCGACATCGCGATGGCCCTGCGCACGCCCACCAAGGACGCGGAGGACATCAAGGTCGAGCACGGCTACGCCAAGCAGCTGCTGGCCGACCCTGAATCGCAGGTCGAAGTCCCCGGCCTTGGCGATCGCGGCCCGCGCATGTTGAGCAAGCAGGCGCTTGCCGGCGTGATCGAGCCGCGCATCGAAGAAATCTTCTCGCTGGTGCAGCAGGTGGTGCGCGAGTCGGGCTACGAGGAAGTGCTGTCTTCCGGTGTGGTGTTGACCGGCGGCAGCGCCGTCATGCCCGGCATGGTCGAGCTCGGTGAAGACATCTTCCTGAAGCCCGTGCGTCGCGGCATTCCGAAGTACTCGAGCGCGCTCTCGGACATGGTGGCGCAGCCGCGCGCGGCCACCGTGATGGGCCTGCTCGAAGAGGCACGTTTTGCACGCATGCGTGGTTTCAAGGTCGCACAGAAGAACGGGTCCGTAAAGACTGCGTTCGGACGTTTCAAGGACTTCATCGTGGGGAACTTCTGA
- the ftsZ gene encoding cell division protein FtsZ, whose protein sequence is MTIEMIEVEEFNQGTQIKVIGVGGGGGNAVAHMMERGVQGVQFVCANTDAQALQRSNAHKNIQLGISGLGAGSKPEKGRDAAEAAVDDIRAAIDGAHMLFITAGMGGGTGTGAAPVIARVAKEMGILTVGVVTKPFDWEGGRRMTNADAGLAELEANVDSLIVVLNEKLLDVLGEDITQDEAFAHANDVLKNAVGGISEIINEYGGVNVDFEDVRTVMGEPGKAMMGTAAAAGPDRARIAAEQAVACPLLEGIDLSGAKGVLVLVTASKGSLKLNESKLAMNTIRAYASPDAHVIYGAAYDESLGDQMRVTVVATGLSRADARRQAPTLEVIRTGTDNIPFTVPTLGGMGHAGGGSGSQPNYDGMAVPSVWRTNRTMAAAKVDALSSGGMDDFEIPAFLRRQAD, encoded by the coding sequence ATGACCATCGAAATGATCGAAGTCGAAGAATTCAACCAGGGCACGCAGATCAAGGTGATCGGTGTCGGCGGCGGCGGTGGCAATGCGGTCGCCCACATGATGGAGCGTGGTGTGCAAGGCGTGCAGTTCGTTTGCGCCAACACCGACGCGCAAGCCCTGCAACGCAGCAACGCGCACAAGAACATCCAACTGGGCATCAGCGGCCTGGGCGCCGGCAGCAAGCCCGAGAAGGGCCGTGACGCGGCCGAAGCCGCGGTGGACGACATTCGCGCCGCCATCGACGGCGCGCACATGCTGTTCATCACGGCCGGCATGGGCGGCGGCACCGGCACCGGCGCGGCGCCCGTGATCGCGCGCGTGGCCAAGGAAATGGGCATCCTCACCGTGGGCGTGGTGACCAAGCCCTTCGACTGGGAAGGCGGTCGCCGCATGACCAACGCCGACGCCGGCCTGGCCGAGCTCGAAGCCAACGTCGACTCGCTGATCGTGGTGCTCAACGAGAAGCTGCTCGACGTGCTGGGTGAAGACATCACGCAGGACGAAGCCTTCGCGCACGCCAACGACGTGCTGAAGAACGCCGTCGGCGGTATCTCGGAAATCATCAACGAGTACGGCGGCGTGAACGTCGACTTCGAAGACGTGCGCACCGTGATGGGCGAACCCGGCAAGGCCATGATGGGCACGGCCGCGGCTGCAGGCCCGGACCGCGCGCGCATCGCCGCCGAACAGGCCGTGGCCTGCCCGCTGCTCGAAGGCATCGACCTCTCGGGCGCCAAGGGCGTGCTGGTGCTGGTGACGGCATCGAAGGGTTCGCTGAAGCTGAACGAGTCGAAGCTCGCGATGAACACCATCCGCGCCTACGCCTCGCCGGACGCGCACGTGATCTACGGCGCCGCCTACGACGAAAGCCTGGGCGACCAGATGCGCGTCACGGTGGTGGCCACGGGTCTGTCGCGTGCCGACGCACGCCGCCAGGCCCCGACGCTCGAAGTGATCCGCACCGGCACCGACAACATCCCGTTCACCGTGCCGACGCTCGGCGGCATGGGCCACGCGGGTGGTGGTTCGGGCAGCCAGCCCAACTACGACGGCATGGCCGTGCCCAGCGTGTGGCGCACCAACCGCACGATGGCCGCCGCCAAGGTCGACGCGCTGTCGTCGGGTGGCATGGACGACTTCGAAATCCCTGCATTCCTGCGCCGTCAAGCAGATTGA
- the lpxC gene encoding UDP-3-O-acyl-N-acetylglucosamine deacetylase, whose amino-acid sequence MLQQRTLKSISRAVGVGLHSGQRVELTLRPAPADTGIVFRRVDLPEPVEIRMTAESVTDTRLASTVSTGGAKVQTVEHIMSACAGLGIDNLYIDITADEVPILDGSASSFVFLLQSAGIELQKAPRRFIRVLRKVEVREGEGANEKWASLEPYHGFKLSFEIDFDHRVVNSTGQRVEFDLGTDSYSRDIARARTFGFTKEVEYMRSKGLALGGGLDNAIVMDDTKVLNAGGLRYDDEFVKHKILDAMGDLYIIGKPLLAAYTAFRSGHALNNKLLRELLSHSDAYEVVTFEDEKRAPRGFGEVARAW is encoded by the coding sequence GTGCTGCAACAACGAACCCTCAAGTCGATCAGCCGCGCCGTGGGCGTGGGGCTTCACAGCGGCCAACGCGTGGAGCTGACCCTGCGACCGGCCCCGGCCGACACGGGCATCGTGTTCCGCCGTGTCGACCTGCCCGAGCCGGTCGAGATCCGCATGACCGCCGAATCGGTCACCGACACGCGCCTGGCGTCCACCGTCTCCACGGGCGGCGCCAAGGTGCAGACGGTCGAACACATCATGTCCGCCTGCGCGGGCCTGGGCATCGACAACCTCTACATCGACATCACGGCCGACGAAGTGCCGATCCTCGACGGGTCGGCCTCGTCCTTCGTGTTCCTGCTGCAAAGCGCGGGCATCGAACTGCAGAAGGCGCCGCGCCGCTTCATCCGCGTGCTGCGCAAGGTCGAGGTGCGCGAAGGCGAGGGCGCCAACGAGAAGTGGGCGAGCCTGGAGCCGTACCACGGCTTCAAGCTGAGCTTCGAGATCGACTTCGACCACCGCGTCGTCAACTCCACCGGCCAGCGCGTGGAGTTCGACCTGGGCACCGACTCGTACAGCCGCGACATCGCGCGTGCGCGCACCTTCGGCTTCACCAAAGAGGTCGAGTACATGCGCAGCAAGGGCCTCGCGCTCGGCGGCGGCCTGGACAACGCCATCGTCATGGACGACACCAAGGTGCTCAATGCCGGTGGCCTGCGCTACGACGACGAGTTCGTGAAGCACAAGATCCTCGACGCCATGGGCGACCTGTACATCATCGGCAAGCCGCTGCTGGCCGCGTACACCGCGTTCCGCTCGGGCCATGCGCTCAACAACAAGCTGCTGCGCGAACTGCTCTCGCACAGCGACGCCTACGAGGTCGTGACCTTCGAAGACGAGAAGCGCGCACCGCGCGGCTTCGGCGAAGTGGCGCGGGCCTGGTAA
- a CDS encoding LysR family transcriptional regulator — MSLAPPRPRLPPHTAVRAFEAAARHGSFARAAEELFVTPAAVAQQIKALETWAGGALFERHSQGIRLSAHGRRALPALSAAVDQLGLAVQALRQETQTAARRSTLQVAALPAMAQLWLSPRLSRLKAALPGVQVSVTALEQPPNFRREPFDLGLFYARGAEAAVGATGIPLARDRLVPVCSPRVRPLLDSGRPRPLDDLIDVLARCGGLHDTVWRDDWSRWLQTVRPGTTSTEADALAAGPDFSLYSLALQAALDGEGVLMGRERLVAPLLEKGRLHAPWGRPKALGDTLMLLVPAHRKGPLLAQQVQALQALVD, encoded by the coding sequence ATGTCCCTCGCCCCACCCCGCCCTCGCCTGCCACCGCACACGGCCGTGCGTGCCTTCGAGGCTGCGGCGCGCCACGGCAGCTTCGCGCGGGCGGCCGAGGAACTCTTCGTGACGCCCGCTGCCGTCGCGCAGCAGATCAAGGCGCTCGAAACCTGGGCCGGCGGTGCGCTGTTCGAGCGGCACAGCCAGGGCATCCGGCTCAGCGCGCACGGCCGGCGTGCGCTGCCTGCGCTCAGTGCGGCGGTCGACCAACTCGGCCTCGCGGTGCAGGCGCTGCGCCAGGAAACCCAGACCGCTGCGCGCCGCAGCACGCTGCAGGTGGCGGCCCTGCCGGCCATGGCGCAGCTGTGGCTGTCGCCGCGGCTCTCGCGGCTGAAGGCCGCGCTGCCCGGCGTGCAGGTGTCGGTGACGGCGCTGGAGCAGCCGCCGAACTTCCGTCGCGAGCCCTTCGATCTCGGGCTGTTCTATGCGCGCGGCGCCGAGGCTGCCGTCGGCGCGACGGGCATCCCGCTCGCGCGCGACCGCCTCGTGCCCGTGTGCAGCCCGCGCGTGCGGCCATTGCTCGACAGCGGACGCCCGCGCCCGCTCGACGACCTCATCGACGTGCTCGCGCGCTGCGGCGGCCTGCACGACACGGTGTGGCGCGACGACTGGTCGCGCTGGCTGCAGACCGTGCGCCCCGGCACCACCTCGACCGAGGCCGATGCGCTGGCCGCTGGCCCGGATTTCTCGCTCTACAGCCTCGCGCTGCAGGCCGCGCTCGATGGCGAAGGGGTGCTGATGGGTCGCGAGCGGCTGGTGGCGCCACTGCTCGAGAAGGGCCGGCTGCACGCGCCCTGGGGGCGGCCGAAGGCACTGGGAGACACGTTGATGTTGCTGGTGCCCGCGCACCGCAAGGGGCCGCTGCTCGCGCAGCAGGTGCAGGCCTTGCAGGCCCTGGTCGATTGA